A part of Silurus meridionalis isolate SWU-2019-XX chromosome 18, ASM1480568v1, whole genome shotgun sequence genomic DNA contains:
- the LOC124401591 gene encoding leucine-rich repeat-containing G-protein coupled receptor 5-like, with protein sequence MPRARLMHGLVALLLWFCGSRALMSGCPVRCTCEQDGVYMRVDCSDRGLISLPESLSAYTTYLDLSMNNISHLPSNAFTTLHFLEELRLAGNDLMDIPNGAFDGLVELKTLMLQNNQLQEVPREAFKSLQNLHSLRLDANHISTVPQGCFDGLSSLRHLWLDDNALTEVPVNALRTLSSLQAMTFALNNITHIPDRAFANLSNLVVLHLNNNRVLSLGKQSFDGLRSLETLDLNYNSLEEFPIAIRTLRTLKELGFHNNNIKSIPEQAFIGNPSLLTIFFYDNPIQFVGQSAFQHLPELRTLSLNGAADITQFPDLTGTHSLERLAITGARITSLPSAVCEQLPDLQMLDLSYNRIQSLPSLQGCKKIQKIDLHHNQIHELRADTFRGLPLLKSIGLAWNKLCTVDPLSFSELPALTKLDLTSNHLSSLPVVEINALTHLKLAGNANLQELISVERFPRLRVMEMPSAFHCCAFLDCEKNAAGWEKDKNSSGSEMGRKGGVVFNPGDHEFEDLFPDLEDDTSSHHSIQCSPAPGPFQPCRYLFESWLVRCGVWIIAVVSLFGNVMVMVSVFLSPTFLSPVKLLVGLLALVNGMTGLCSGVMALVDLLTFGSFATYGANWERSASCKLTGFVSVFASETGIFLLTMAAVERSFSVHNGKAALDCGASKALVKLAVPLCFVLGLAITSVPLLHIAEYGISSLCLPVPSGEHAGLGLTVVQVLLNSFCYLVMTVTYTCLYCSLDKGEHDKLWDCSMIRHVAWLLFANCVLYFPVAFLSFSALLKISAVGPDVVKSVLLVVVPLPACLNPLLYALFNPHFKEDLGLLLRRTQVKLGRTQHLSLASLQSDDAEKQSCDSTQALVSFTSLNKRAACLAQASKPPHLTMHCVCTS encoded by the exons CGATCTGAGCATGAACAATATAAGTCATCTGCCCAGCAACGCTTTCACCACACTTCACTTCCTGGAGGAGCT GCGACTAGCGGGAAACGATTTGATGGACATACCTAACGGAGCATTCGATGGCCTTGTTGAACTCAAAACACT aatgctccaaaacaaccagcTTCAGGAGGTCCCCCGGGAGGCCTTTAAGAGCTTGCAGAACCTTCATTCATT ACGATTAGATGCCAACCACATCTCCACAGTACCGCAAGGCTGTTTCGATGGCCTGTCCTCCTTGCGGCACTTGTGGCTGGATGACAACGCTCTGACCGAAGTACCAGTCAATGCCCTGCGTACGCTTTCCTCCCTGCAGGCGATGACCTTCGCCCTCAACAACATCACTCACATCCCGGACCGAGCATTTGCCAATCTTTCAAATCTGGTGGTTTT GCATCTCAATAACAACAGAGTGCTGTCACTGGGAAAACAGAGCTTTGATGGACTACGGAGCCTGGAGACTTT GGATTTAAACTACAACAGTCTGGAGGAGTTCCCCATTGCTATCAGGACCTTGAGGACCTTAAAGGAGTT GGGctttcacaacaacaacatcaagtCCATCCCTGAGCAGGCCTTCATCGGAAACCCTTCTCTCTTAACAAT ATTCTTCTACGACAACCCCATTCAATTTGTCGGTCAGTCCGCTTTCCAGCACTTGCCTGAGCTCAGAACACT GTCATTAAATGGAGCAGCGGATATCACGCAGTTCCCAGATCTCACAGGCACACATAGCCTAGAGAGGCT CGCTATCACGGGTGCGAGAATCACATCTCTGCCTAGCGCAGTGTGCGAGCAGCTTCCCGACCTACAGATGCT aGATCTTTCCTACAATCGGATCCAATCCCTGCCCAGTCTGCAAGGCTGCAAAAAGATTCAAaagat CGATCTCCATCATAACCAGATCCATGAGCTGCGAGCAGATACGTTCCGAGGTCTACCTTTACTCAAGTCCAT aGGCTTGGCCTGGAATAAGCTGTGCACTGTGGACCCGCTCTCATTCTCAGAGCTGCCAGCTCTCACCAAACT TGACCTGACGTCCAATCACCTATCGTCTCTGCCGGTGGTCGAGATTAATGCGTTGACTCACCTGAAACTGGCTGGGAATGCAAACCTCCAGGAGCTCATTTCGGTAGAGAGATTCCCCagactaag GGTCATGGAGATGCCTTCTGCGTTCCATTGCTGTGCTTTTCTGGACTGTGAGAAGAATGCTGCCGGTTGGGAGAAAGACAAGAACAGCAGCGGCAGTGAAATGGGAAGGAAAGGTGGCGTTGTCTTTAACCCAG gGGATCATGAATTTGAGGACCTTTTTCCAGACCTTGAAGATGACACATCGTCTCACCACTCAATCCAGTGCTCCCCTGCCCCAG GCCCGTTCCAGCCATGTCGGTATCTGTTTGAGAGCTGGCTGGTCCGCTGCGGAGTTTGGATTATCGCCGTCGTGTCTCTGTTTGGCAACGTCATGGTGATGGTATCCGTCTTTCTCTCACCGACATTTTTGTCTCCTGTGAAGCTCTTGGTGGGTTTGCTAGCGCTGGTTAATGGAATGACCGGACTGTGCAGTGGAGTGATGGCCCTTGTCGACCTGCTCACCTTTGGCAGCTTCGCTACGTACGGCGCTAACTGGGAACGCAGTGCGAGCTGTAAGCTTACCGGCTTCGTGTCGGTCTTTGCATCTGAGACGGGCATTTTTCTTTTGACCATGGCTGCTGTGGAAAGAAGCTTCTCTGTGCATAACGGCAAAGCGGCATTGGATTGCGGAGCATCGAAGGCACTGGTTAAGCTAGCCGTGCCGCTTTGCTTCGTCCTGGGATTAGCAATAACCTCGGTACCTCTCCTGCACATTGCCGAGTACGGTATATCATCACTCTGCCTTCCTGTTCCTTCTGGAGAACATGCCGGTTTGGGTTTGACCGTGGTTCAAGTCCTGCTCAACTCTTTCTGCTACCTGGTCATGACCGTCACCTACACGTGTCTGTACTGTAGCTTGGATAAAGGGGAGCACGATAAGCTCTGGGACTGCTCCATGATCCGCCACGTGGCCTGGCTTCTGTTTGCCAACTGCGTCCTCTACTTCCCGGTagcatttctgtcattttcCGCCCTGCTGAAAATCTCGGCCGTGGGCCCGGACGTGGTCAAATCGGTGCTGTTGGTGGTTGTGCCCTTACCCGCCTGCCTCAACCCCTTGCTTTATGCCCTCTTCAACCCCCATTTCAAGGAGGACCTGGGCCTCTTGCTCAGGCGGACCCAGGTGAAGCTGGGGAGGACCCAGCACCTGAGTTTGGCCTCACTCCAATCGGACGACGCCGAAAAGCAGTCCTGTGACTCCACACAAGCTTTGGTCTCGTTCACCAGCTTAAACAAAAGAGCAGCATGTCTGGCCCAAGCCTCCAAGCCCCCGCATCTCACCATGCACTGCGTGTGTACGTCTTAA
- the tmem19 gene encoding transmembrane protein 19, with amino-acid sequence MMTDIIVLCFTLAISLSFWIISIAISTYSGTLQPVSPWRWLFSVLVPLVITSRALKKKSLDFGGCLGALLVGFILTLANTSFLAALFAFFITSTKLTRWRGAVKKRIDSEYKEGGQRNWIQVFCNGGVPTELALLYMIEVGPGEIPVDFTMQYSASWMCLSLLGALACSTGDTWASEVGPVLSKSQPRLITTWKEVPAGTNGGVTAVGVGASLLGGATVGMAYFISQLLLVSDLHQAAPQWPLVVYGATAGFLGSLLDSLLGAVMQYSGYDESTGKVVNAEAPNVRWICGKPILDNNGVNLFSSVLIALILPGIAWGVWPTR; translated from the exons ATGATGACCGACATCATCGTGCTGTGTTTCACTTTGGCCATCTCCCTGTCTTTCTGGATCATCTCCATAGCCATCAGCACTTACTCTG GTACTTTGCAGCCGGTATCTCCATGGAGATGGCTCTTCTCGGTTCTAGTTCCTCTCGTTATCACGTCTCGCGCTCTGAAGAAAAAGAGTCTGGATTTTGGTGGATGTTTGGGAG CGTTGCTGGTGGGCTTCATTCTCACTTTGGCCAACACGAGCTTCCTGGCAGCTCTGTTTGCGTTCTTCATCACCTCCACCAAACTGACCCGATGGAGGGGCGCGGTGAAGAAGCGCATCGACTCGGAATATAAAGAAG GTGGCCAGAGGAACTGGATTCAGGTTTTCTGTAACGGAGGCGTGCCGACTGAACTGGCACTGCTTTACATGATCGAAGTCGGCCCGGGTGAGATCCCCGTGGACTTCACAATGCAGTACTCGGCATCGTGGATGTGCTTGTCGCTCCTGGGGGCTTTGGCCTGCAGTACCGGGGACACCTGGGCTTCCGAAGTCGGTCCCGTCCTCAGTAAGAGCCAGCCCAGGCTCATCACCACGTGGAAGGAAGTTCCAGCAG GAACCAATGGAGGCGTGACAGCGGTCGGTGTCGGAGCCAGCCTGCTCGGCGGCGCCACCGTGGGCATGGCCTACTTCATCTCTCAGCTGCTTCTGGTCAGCGACCTGCACCAGGCAGCCCCTCAGTGGCCCCTGGTCGTATACGGCGCGACGGCCGGCTTTCTCGGCTCGCTGCTTGACTCCCTCCTGGGTGCAGTCATGCAGTATTCCG GCTACGATGAAAGCACCGGCAAGGTCGTGAACGCCGAGGCGCCGAACGTCAGGTGGATATGTGGGAAACCCATTTTGGATAACAACGGAGTTAACCTTTTCTCCTCCGTCCTCATAGCGCTGATCCTGCCAGGGATCGCATGGGGCGTCTGGCCCACGCGCTGA